The sequence below is a genomic window from Cyanobacteriota bacterium.
CCAAGTGGTGGTAACTGGTGGCGATCGCACTGATCTGCAACTAGCGGCGCTGGAAACCTCGACCCAGTGCCTAGTGCTCACAGGCTGCTTGTCACCAAATCCTGAAATTTTAAGTCGTGCTGAAGACCTAGAAGTACCGATTCTCTCGGTTGATTTAGACACCCTGACCACAGTGGAGATTATCGATCGCTGCTTTGGGCAAGTGCGCCTGCATGAACCTGTGAAAGTGGATTGTATCCAGCGGCTCATGCGCCAACACTTTGACCTTGATCGGCTACTCAAACTCTTGAATCTATAAGCTCTGGCTTGGCAAGCAATAGGGAATAGGTGATCGGTGAGAGTGGCTCAATGCTGTGCGAATAGCCCGACACTGTGTCTATGACCCTGTTTGCTGTGAATGGGAATCCAGTTGCCATGCCTGCACCCATTTGGTTGCCCGCCAAATCGAGGAATGTTGGAGCTATGCTCTTGAGATTGAGCTGTTCATCTAGGTTACGTGACCGAACTTTACTATCGAGGCATGGCAGCAGCAAACGGCAAACCTAAAGTGGGGCGTAGTGCTTGACTCTTGGGAGTCAGACTTGGCATTGATATTGACATTGAAGAAATACCGAAAGATTGACTGGATACCCAGGGATACTTGTGACCCGAAGCAGAACGCAAGACCACAGGGGAGGTAGTGATTGTAGCCGTTAGAAGCACGAGCAGCAGCAAGGTCAGAATAGCACGCCGTGGCGATGGGTTGGATGGTAGCAAGATTGTTTAGGAATTGGGAATATAGAGTAGCTTGCCCAAAAGAGCAAACTAACCCATCCTAGCTGAGTTGGACGACGGCTTGATCGTCTATTAAGGTACGGTTGGTCAGCAGGTCATCAACAGTGATACGCAAGAACCGCTGAGCATCAACTCGAAACAAAACTTTGATGCGATCGTTCCCCGGTACACCGGGTGGATCTAACTTGGCGATAGTACGAGCATTGTCAGTGTCATTCAAGGGGGTGACTTGGGTTTGGTTGGCTCCTAGGCTGCGGGTAATCAGGCGATCGCCATCAAAATACACCTCAGTTCCTCCTGTTTCCGCACCTAGTTCACCAATCACCAACTCAATGCTGGGCTGGTTTTCAGTAGATGCACCCAGCACTAGCTCCACGGGATGCTCCATGGGGTAAGGCTGCCCAGTCTTGATCAGTGGGTGCCAGTTGTGACGATTGAGACGGCGATCCCAATAGCGAATACCATAGCTGTGATAAAGGTAGTCCACCACCTCGATGCCCTGGGCAATGTGCAGAGCACCTTGGGCAATGGCCTCAAATGGCTTGGCACCAGAAATTTTTGTCTCGTCGAAATAGCGCCGCACCCACTGTTGCACCATGGGCAATTGAGCAGTGCCCCCCACTAGCAACACGGCATCAATATCCGAAGCCTCAATACCCTGTTGACGTGCCCGCTGCAACACCTCTTGCATACTGATGTCCATGCACTCAAAAAATTCATGGTCATGCAGGATGGCCTCAAGTTGTTGGCGATCGAGGCTCAGTTCATAGCTCTCAAAGGTTTGGTCGTTGAAATAGACCTCGGTTGCTTGGGGCTGAACCGAGAGCTGAATCTTGAGGCGCTCTGCCAATCGAGTTACTAAGGGTGACGGTTGCAGGTCTTGGGTCTTGTGAAAGTAATCTACAATCCAGTTATCGAGGTCAGCGCCACCGAGGTTTTGCCCAGCCTTAGCTAGCACTCGCGCTGTTTTGGGTTGCTGAGTAGAGTCTACAGCTAGGGAGCGATCGCCCCACTTCAGCAGAAATCCTAAGGGCTTGGCCTGGGGTGTTTGGGGCCTATCTAGGCGCACGAGGGATAAGTCTAAGGTGCCACCACCAAAATCGATAATCAGTATCAGGTCTTGGGCAGTCATGCCATAGCCCAAGGCAGCGGCTGTAGGCTCATCTAACAAGCGCACTTCTTTAGAGGGAAATGACTGGCATACACTACCCAGCCAGTACCGATAGGCTTCAAAACTGTCTACGGGCACTGTTAGGATTAGTGGTACATCAGCTTGCAGATAGTTCAAGCTAGTCAGTTGTTGGGCGATCGCCCGCAGAAACCATTCTCCTACCCGCTCAAAGTTCATATATTGCCCATCTAGCTCAGGCATAAAGCCCAGCACTTGGTTGCCAATGCCACGCTTGAAATTGCGAAAGAACCGCTGGTCGCCACTCAGGTCTAAACCTCGATCGCGCACTGCCTGCCCAACAATGACTCGATTTTCAGCAGCGTTTTCAATGTAGGCAAGACTAGGAATCAAGGGTGGATTTTGGGCAACTTGCTGGCTAATTCCCATCAAACTCAGCGTTTCAGCTTGTTGGGTTGCTGGGTTCCACCGGGCAACAACAGTATTGCTGGTTCCGAAGTCAATGGCAATAGCGGAAGTACTGGTCATACGAACTTGGTAGTGTTACACGCTTACAAAAACACTAAATTGATGCTTCCAGTATGGTAGTGCCTTAGCTGCTCCGATCGTCAATTCCATATCCCCCTTCACAAGACAGACGTTATAATCCAAATCTGGATGCCATCATTGCTACCTGTTCTATGAGCTACTGTCTGAATCCTAGGTGTCCATATCCACAAAATCGGACTGAGACAGAGGTTTGTCAGGCATGTGGATCCCGACTATTGTTGAATGATCGCTATCGAGCAATAAAGCCGATCGGACAAGGGGGATTTGGGCGTACCTTTTTAGCGATCGATGAACACAAGCCCTCCAAGCCACTCTGCGTAATCAAGCAATTTTTTCCCCAGGTTCAAGGCAGCACCTACAAGGCCGCACAGCTCTTTCGCCAAGAAGCAGAACAACTAGACGAATTAGGCAGCCATCCCCAAATTCCTGAGTTGTTGGCACACTTAGAGTTTGAGCATCAGCTCTACCTAGTGCAGGAATACATTGATGGGCCAAACTTAGCACAAGAGCTAGCCAAAAATGGGCCATTTACTGAAACGCAAATTCGGCAACTGCTGAATGATTTGTTACCCGTATTGGACTTTATTCACCGTAAGCAGGTCATCCATCGGGATATTAAACCAGAGAACATCATTCGGCGGCGATCGCCTTCTGCCTCTAATCGAGGTAGCCGTGATGAGTCGAGTAGCAAAGCCAACCGAGGTGACCTGGTATTGGTGGACTTTGGTGCCTCTAAATCAGTGACCCCTACGGCAATGGAACGGACTGGCACACGCATTGGTAGTGCTGGGTTTGCGGCTCCAGAGCAGTTGATTGGCAAGGCTGTGTATGCTAGTGATTTGTATAGTTTGGGTGTCACCTGCATCCATCTGCTGACCAATCGTCCACCCTGTGAGTTGTATTCTGTGCGAGAAGGAGCTTGGGTCTGGCAAGACTACCTGCCAACCCCCATTAGTAATCACCTCGCCTGGATTTTGGATGACATGCTGCAAGTAGCAACCCACCAGCGCTATCAATCAGCCGCGGAAATTTTGCAGGATTTGAATGCTGATGTACCAGTGGTTACCCAACCAAAGCGCGATCGCCGTCCCAACAGGCCCCGCTTGGGTAAAAATCGACGATTTGAGCGCTTCGTTGTAGTTAGCTTTGTGCTCTTGGCATTGGTGCTGTTGAAGACGATCGCCCTTGTTCCCGCCATATTAGCGGTGAGCAGTGGCTTTATGTTCACTATGTACCTATTGAATCGGCGGTTTCAGTCATCCATCAGTGTGGCCGAGAAATTTCGCCTCCGCAGCGATGCTCAGGCTCTGCGGCAAGAGGTGCGGCAAGTGGAACAGAGTATTCGTCAGTTGGTTGATACCCGCCACAAACTATCCCGCGAGGTAGAGCAGAAAACCCAGGACTTGATTAACCAAGAGAAGGTGTTTGATGAGGCAGAGCAGGCTGAAATTGATCGCATTGATTTAGATTTGCGCCATCGACTAGCAGCCATCCGTGCAGAACAGGAAAATCTGGCAGCCATCACCCATGCTGAAGAGGTAAAAAAGCTAAAGCGATTACAGTCCAAACATCGACGTAGCAAGCTCGCCAGCTACACCCTAGCCGATGCCAGGGTGAATGGAATTGGTAAGGCGCTAACCCAAGCCCTAGAGGAGGCAGGCATCGTAACAGCGGCAGATGTGGAACTTGAGCGCCTCACCCATGTCAGTGGTGTAGGCGAAGCAAAAGCCATGAACCTGCTAACTTGGCGACAGGCAATTGAGGCAGAAATTGCAGCTACGATGCCCAATGCCTTGCCTCCAGAGCAAGTTACTAGCATTCATGCTAAGTATGAACAGCAGATGGAAAACTTAGCTAGCCAAGCCGCAGAAGCTGAGCAGGCAGCACGACTGCAACAGAGCCATGTGCGTCAGCGGTATCAACGCCAACGGGTATTGCTAAATCGACAAATTCAGACTCAGCAGCAGCACCTAGCAAACACGCTTGCCAGCCTAGATCAACAGGTGCGCGATCGCCAGCATCACTTGATGACCGTGCGGGAACGTCTCAACCGCATCGAGGCCAAACTCATTGACTACCGCCAAATCAGCTTTGCTGCTTACCTGTGGCAAATTTTCTTCCCTCACCATTCGGTCTAGAGCCAGATGGCAGGGTTGGGTACTCAAAAGCAGTTAAGTTAGATACTCTCAAGTCTTGGAGGTTTGCTCTTGCAGTAGACTAAGAGGGGTTGCAGTTCGCATCACCATGACAACGAGTGCATGTATTTAACGGTGGGCGATCGCAGCCACTTTGTTAGCTTCAACCAGTTACCAATCACAAACTATGCCAACGATAGCCTATCTGGAATGTCCAACCGGGATTGCTGGGGACATGTGTCTGGGAGCACTAGTGCACGCTGGAGTGCCCTTGGAGTATCTGGCAACACAACTAGATCGGCTGGGAATTTCCTCAGAGTTTCAACTGCGGGCAGAGTTGGTCGATCGCAATGGGCAGCAAGCTACCAAGGTGCATGTGGATATCAAGCCCTCGCCGTCAGGAGAAACCTTTATGGCTGACGATGGCTCTGATCTGCATCCGACCTTTAGCCATAGCCATGGTCACAGTCATAGTCACAGCCACAGTTATAGTCATGGTCACGGTCATAGTCATGGTCATAGCCATGCCTATAGTCACACCCATAGTCATACAGATGGGCATCATCACCACGATCACCATGACCACCAACATTCGTCTGCTACATCAGGAACTGTCCATAGGCTACCGACCCGCAACCTGCCTGATATTGAACAGTTGATCACCAATGCTGGTCTGCCTACACGGGCTGAGGCATGGAGTTTGGCGGTGTTCCGGCAATTGGCGATCGCTGAGGCCGCAGTGCATGGCATTCCCGTTGAGCAGGTACATTTTCACGAAGTAGGGGCTACTGATGCAATTGTGGATATTGTGGGTACCTGTCTAGGGCTGGATTGGCTACAGATCGACCAATTGGTTTGTTCAGCATTGCCTACAGGTGGTGGCACGTTTTACGCTGCCCATGGACAGTTACCCTCACCCTCACCCGCTGTGCTGAAGCTATGGGAAATGCATCAGGTTCCAGTCTATAGCAATGGCATTGATCGCGAGTTAGTCACCCCGACGGGAGCAGCGATCGCCGTCACCTTGGCAACTCACTTTGGTGCTCCCCCGGCCATGACCTTGAAAAAAGTGGGTCTAGGAGCCGGATCTCGCCACTTGCCCATGCCTAATATCCTGCGGTTGTGGATTGGGGAGGGAACCATCTCCACATCACCTGCATCATCCCAGCCATCACCACCCCTAGGCCATAGCTCTCATTCTTCAGCCCACACTGATACGATCGCTGTGCTAGAAACACAAGTGGATGACCTTAATCCCCAAGCGATCGGCTACTTGTTTGAAGCTCTATTTGCAGTGGGTGCGCTGGATGTATTCACCCAAGCGATCGGCATGAAAAAATCCCGTCCAGGGACACTGATTACTGTCCTTTGTCATCCTCACCACATCGATCGTTGTGAAGCCGTACTCTTTCGAGAAACAAGCACCCTAGGCATTCGGCGTGCAGTTCAAGAACGACATATCCTGCATCGAGACTGGCAAACCGTACAGACTGACTATGGCCCTATTCGGGTCAAGGTTGCCTGGGATCAGGATCCGAATACCATCCTCAATGTGCAACCAGAATATGAGGATTGTGCCCAATGTGCTCAGTCTCATCACGTGCCTTGGCGAGAAGTTCATGCCCAAGCCTTGCGTCGGTGGTGGGCTATGTCTAACCCTGCACAATAGGGGATGTCGTTATGCAAGATTCACCCCAAAACTGGTGGCAGCAAACATTTCCATCCGGACGGCAGATGCTCACTATCCCAGATGCTAGAGGCAATCCTGTGCAGATGGCCTATGGGGAAGTTGGTGTGGGGCAGCCGCTTGTACTAGTGCATGGCATTGGTAGCTGGAGCTATGGATGGCGTGGGGTCATTCCTCTGCTCGCAGAGCACTACCGAGTAATTTGCTTTGACGCTAAGGGTTGTGGCTTCTCAGCGAAACCTGCACCTCCAGAACAACCAGGACACCAAATCTCGGAGCTAAGTGCGGTTTTGCAGGGGTTGTGTCGCCATGAGCCTGCGATCGTGGTGGCTGAGTCCCTAGGGGCACTTTCAGCCTTGGGTGTGGCCCAAACCGAGCCTACCCGCATCGATCGACTCATTCTCATTAATGTCCCCATTTTCCTCAACCAGTTGCCCAGTCCAGGAATGCGGCTACTGAGCTGGTTACCCATAGAGCTAGTGCAGGCTATTGACCAATGGCAATGGGCTAAGTGGTTTGCTCCCATAACCTATGAGCTAGTGCGTCGAGAGCGCCAGCAAGTTGTTGCTACTGGCTCCCAGATTACAGACACAGAAATTTGCCACATGACCTATCCCTACTTGGAATTTCCTGGCACCCTGACACGGTTTGCCCTAGAGCTACAACTAGCTGCCCAGGAGGTCACCCGCCTTCAACAGGGCAAGCCAAATATCATTGCCTCCCTGCAAGCAAAATTGGCAGACGTGTATCATCCCACCCTAATCTTGTGGAGTGATCAAGATCGTTGGTTTCCTGTGAGCCACGGTGAACAAC
It includes:
- a CDS encoding Hsp70 family protein, producing the protein MTSTSAIAIDFGTSNTVVARWNPATQQAETLSLMGISQQVAQNPPLIPSLAYIENAAENRVIVGQAVRDRGLDLSGDQRFFRNFKRGIGNQVLGFMPELDGQYMNFERVGEWFLRAIAQQLTSLNYLQADVPLILTVPVDSFEAYRYWLGSVCQSFPSKEVRLLDEPTAAALGYGMTAQDLILIIDFGGGTLDLSLVRLDRPQTPQAKPLGFLLKWGDRSLAVDSTQQPKTARVLAKAGQNLGGADLDNWIVDYFHKTQDLQPSPLVTRLAERLKIQLSVQPQATEVYFNDQTFESYELSLDRQQLEAILHDHEFFECMDISMQEVLQRARQQGIEASDIDAVLLVGGTAQLPMVQQWVRRYFDETKISGAKPFEAIAQGALHIAQGIEVVDYLYHSYGIRYWDRRLNRHNWHPLIKTGQPYPMEHPVELVLGASTENQPSIELVIGELGAETGGTEVYFDGDRLITRSLGANQTQVTPLNDTDNARTIAKLDPPGVPGNDRIKVLFRVDAQRFLRITVDDLLTNRTLIDDQAVVQLS
- the larC gene encoding nickel pincer cofactor biosynthesis protein LarC codes for the protein MPTIAYLECPTGIAGDMCLGALVHAGVPLEYLATQLDRLGISSEFQLRAELVDRNGQQATKVHVDIKPSPSGETFMADDGSDLHPTFSHSHGHSHSHSHSYSHGHGHSHGHSHAYSHTHSHTDGHHHHDHHDHQHSSATSGTVHRLPTRNLPDIEQLITNAGLPTRAEAWSLAVFRQLAIAEAAVHGIPVEQVHFHEVGATDAIVDIVGTCLGLDWLQIDQLVCSALPTGGGTFYAAHGQLPSPSPAVLKLWEMHQVPVYSNGIDRELVTPTGAAIAVTLATHFGAPPAMTLKKVGLGAGSRHLPMPNILRLWIGEGTISTSPASSQPSPPLGHSSHSSAHTDTIAVLETQVDDLNPQAIGYLFEALFAVGALDVFTQAIGMKKSRPGTLITVLCHPHHIDRCEAVLFRETSTLGIRRAVQERHILHRDWQTVQTDYGPIRVKVAWDQDPNTILNVQPEYEDCAQCAQSHHVPWREVHAQALRRWWAMSNPAQ
- a CDS encoding alpha/beta hydrolase, which encodes MQDSPQNWWQQTFPSGRQMLTIPDARGNPVQMAYGEVGVGQPLVLVHGIGSWSYGWRGVIPLLAEHYRVICFDAKGCGFSAKPAPPEQPGHQISELSAVLQGLCRHEPAIVVAESLGALSALGVAQTEPTRIDRLILINVPIFLNQLPSPGMRLLSWLPIELVQAIDQWQWAKWFAPITYELVRRERQQVVATGSQITDTEICHMTYPYLEFPGTLTRFALELQLAAQEVTRLQQGKPNIIASLQAKLADVYHPTLILWSDQDRWFPVSHGEQLCDRLPNARLQILPSCGHAAGANCPQAVSQAVLAFLAVPMPTPQR